Proteins encoded within one genomic window of Dermatophilus congolensis:
- a CDS encoding demethylmenaquinone methyltransferase yields MARANLDKKPADVAKMFDDVAPRYDITNTFMTGGMETLWRRSVMKVLDARPGDRVLDIAAGTGTSSAILADAGVDVVPADFSMGMLQQGRRRRPDLSFTAADAMALPFADESFDAVTISYGIRNVVDPDAALREFLRVTRPGGVLVIAEFSEPVVPGFRELYKWYLGKGLPAVAARVSSDAESYMYLSESIMSWPAQSALASRITSAGWKDVRWTNLTGGIVAVHRGVKR; encoded by the coding sequence ATGGCTCGCGCGAACTTGGATAAGAAACCTGCCGATGTGGCGAAGATGTTCGATGATGTCGCGCCGCGGTATGACATTACGAACACGTTCATGACTGGTGGGATGGAGACTTTGTGGCGGCGTTCGGTGATGAAGGTTCTCGATGCTCGTCCGGGGGATCGGGTGTTGGATATCGCGGCGGGGACGGGTACGAGTAGCGCGATTTTGGCTGATGCTGGGGTGGATGTTGTTCCGGCGGATTTCTCGATGGGGATGTTGCAGCAGGGGCGTCGTCGTCGTCCGGATTTGTCGTTCACTGCTGCTGATGCGATGGCGTTGCCGTTCGCGGATGAGAGTTTTGATGCGGTGACTATTTCGTATGGCATTCGGAATGTGGTGGATCCGGATGCGGCGTTGCGGGAGTTTTTGCGGGTGACGCGTCCTGGTGGGGTGTTGGTGATTGCGGAGTTTTCTGAGCCGGTGGTTCCTGGGTTCCGTGAGCTGTACAAGTGGTATTTGGGTAAGGGGTTGCCGGCGGTTGCGGCGCGGGTGAGCTCGGATGCGGAGTCGTACATGTATCTGAGTGAGTCGATCATGTCGTGGCCTGCTCAGAGTGCGTTGGCTTCGCGGATTACCTCGGCTGGGTGGAAAGACGTGCGCTGGACGAACCTCACTGGTGGGATTGTGGCGGTGCATCGCGGGGTGAAGCGTTGA
- a CDS encoding isochorismate synthase, with translation MNQAPAPRLYATTTALPPTDGPTHLHNALRDADPRTTLAWIRDGNGLIAHGRATTITTHGHSRFTDANTWWQTITNNATIDNDIQAPGTGLIAFGSFAYSPHSPHGATLIVPEHITGTHNGISWHTTITTTPTTPTPPPPAPPITEPGPATYTPGTLTETTWTDRVTQAIDAITNGHLDKVVLARDEHITTPHPIDPRWLLTQLTNSYPHTWVFAIDGLIGATPEMLIRLHNNTATSRILAGTIRRTGNTTTDTNLASTLTHSPKDLHEHAYAVTSVTDVLQPHCHTLSVPETPFVLDLPNVMHLATDVTGHTNTNINVLELAEQLHPSAAVCGTPRTTADNLINTLEGMDRGRYAGPIGWIDSHGDGEFGIALRCGHLDATHTNMRIFAGCGIVDASDPTAELNESHAKLLPMKNAFTPPQDAHP, from the coding sequence GTGAACCAAGCGCCCGCCCCACGCCTCTACGCAACCACCACTGCCCTACCCCCCACCGACGGGCCCACACACCTGCACAACGCCCTACGCGACGCCGACCCACGCACCACCCTCGCCTGGATCCGCGACGGAAACGGACTCATCGCCCACGGACGCGCCACAACCATCACCACCCACGGCCACAGCCGCTTCACCGACGCCAACACCTGGTGGCAAACCATCACCAACAACGCCACCATCGACAATGACATCCAAGCCCCCGGAACCGGACTCATCGCCTTCGGTAGCTTCGCCTACTCCCCCCACTCCCCCCACGGCGCCACCCTCATCGTCCCCGAACACATCACCGGAACCCACAACGGCATCTCCTGGCACACCACCATCACCACCACCCCAACCACACCAACACCCCCACCCCCCGCACCACCCATCACCGAACCAGGACCAGCCACCTACACCCCCGGAACCCTCACCGAAACCACCTGGACCGACCGCGTCACCCAAGCCATCGACGCCATCACCAACGGCCACCTCGACAAAGTCGTCCTCGCCCGCGACGAACACATCACCACCCCCCACCCCATCGACCCCCGATGGCTACTCACCCAACTCACCAACAGCTACCCCCACACCTGGGTCTTCGCCATCGACGGCCTCATCGGCGCCACACCGGAAATGCTCATCCGCCTGCACAACAACACCGCCACCAGCCGCATCCTGGCCGGGACCATCCGCCGCACCGGCAACACCACCACCGACACCAACCTCGCCAGCACCCTCACCCACTCCCCCAAAGACCTCCACGAACACGCCTACGCCGTCACCTCAGTCACCGACGTGCTCCAACCCCACTGCCACACCCTGTCCGTCCCCGAAACCCCCTTCGTCTTAGACCTACCCAACGTCATGCACCTAGCCACCGACGTCACCGGCCACACCAACACAAACATCAACGTCCTGGAACTAGCCGAACAGCTCCACCCCTCCGCCGCCGTCTGCGGAACCCCCCGCACCACCGCCGACAACCTCATCAACACCCTCGAAGGCATGGACCGAGGCCGCTACGCCGGTCCCATCGGCTGGATCGACTCCCACGGAGACGGCGAATTCGGCATCGCTCTACGCTGCGGTCACCTCGACGCCACCCACACCAACATGCGCATCTTCGCTGGCTGCGGCATCGTCGACGCCTCCGACCCCACCGCAGAGCTCAACGAATCCCACGCCAAACTCCTCCCCATGAAAAACGCCTTCACCCCACCCCAAGACGCCCACCCCTAA
- the menD gene encoding 2-succinyl-5-enolpyruvyl-6-hydroxy-3-cyclohexene-1-carboxylic-acid synthase, with product MTTVAQLFAVVLVDELVRAGVRHVVLSPGSRSAPLAYAVLDAERAGLLELHVRTDERSAAFCALGLGKATGMPAVVVTTSGTAVANLHPAVLESHEARVPLVVVTADRPHELRPTRANQTTHQPGIFGGSVRLALDLEAPVQGASPMPYWRTCMDRTVAAAMGAVGGVPGPVHVNVSLRDPLAPEAGVRPLVGDGLPQELQGRPGGSAWTVCEPASLVGGDALPEVARTLVVVGDVSGDVRQRAFQWAALRGHPVLAGPFGQGAEGVVVPHGPLVAETGFAAVAANVPDRVVVVGRLTLSRAVGALVRRSGCAVAVSADPVWPDPSHVVSSVYSVGALSLMAPVLSEDFVAAAHDFGRRWCEAGVAVSGAVEQVIPGTWPSGPAVAACVLGALPRGARLFCGSSSTVRDVAFVGSGRSDVETVASRGLAGIDGCVSTAAGMALADDRATFALVGDLTFVHDSAGLSVGPLERCPDLTVLVVNDDGGAIFDTLEYGSSDVRGEDPQGFVRLFATPIGTSVEALARAHGARFVRASTPGELAEVAAQVPCGFTVVEVVVPAMRARVDREALVGAADVAVG from the coding sequence ATGACAACAGTCGCGCAGCTTTTCGCAGTGGTCTTGGTCGATGAGTTAGTGCGGGCCGGGGTGCGGCATGTGGTGTTGTCTCCGGGGTCGCGGTCAGCTCCGTTGGCGTATGCGGTTCTTGATGCTGAGCGTGCTGGGCTGTTGGAGCTGCATGTGCGCACTGATGAGCGTTCGGCGGCGTTTTGTGCTTTGGGTTTAGGTAAGGCCACGGGGATGCCTGCGGTGGTGGTGACGACCTCGGGTACAGCGGTGGCGAATTTGCACCCGGCGGTATTGGAGTCGCATGAGGCGCGGGTGCCGTTGGTTGTGGTGACGGCGGATCGTCCGCATGAGTTACGTCCGACGAGGGCGAATCAGACGACGCATCAGCCAGGGATTTTTGGTGGGTCGGTGCGGCTTGCGTTGGATTTGGAGGCGCCGGTGCAGGGGGCCTCACCGATGCCGTATTGGCGTACGTGCATGGATCGCACGGTTGCGGCAGCGATGGGTGCTGTGGGTGGTGTGCCGGGGCCGGTGCATGTGAATGTTTCTTTGCGTGATCCGTTGGCGCCGGAGGCTGGTGTGCGTCCATTGGTAGGCGATGGGTTGCCACAGGAGCTGCAGGGGCGTCCTGGTGGGTCGGCGTGGACGGTGTGTGAGCCAGCGTCGTTGGTTGGTGGGGATGCGTTGCCGGAGGTGGCGCGGACGCTTGTGGTGGTGGGGGATGTTTCTGGTGATGTGCGTCAGCGGGCTTTTCAGTGGGCTGCGTTGCGGGGGCATCCGGTGTTGGCTGGACCGTTTGGGCAGGGTGCTGAGGGTGTGGTGGTGCCGCATGGGCCGTTGGTTGCTGAGACGGGGTTTGCTGCGGTAGCGGCGAATGTGCCTGATCGGGTGGTTGTGGTGGGGCGGTTGACGTTGTCGCGTGCGGTGGGTGCGTTGGTGCGTCGGTCGGGTTGTGCGGTGGCGGTTTCGGCTGATCCGGTGTGGCCTGATCCTTCTCATGTGGTGAGTTCGGTGTATTCGGTGGGTGCGTTGTCGTTGATGGCGCCGGTGTTGTCGGAGGATTTTGTGGCGGCTGCGCATGATTTTGGGCGGCGTTGGTGTGAGGCTGGGGTGGCGGTTTCGGGTGCTGTTGAGCAGGTAATTCCGGGGACGTGGCCTAGTGGTCCTGCTGTTGCGGCGTGTGTGTTGGGTGCGTTGCCGCGGGGAGCTCGGTTGTTTTGTGGCTCGTCTTCAACTGTGCGTGATGTGGCTTTTGTGGGGTCGGGTAGGAGTGATGTGGAGACGGTTGCTAGTCGTGGTTTGGCGGGGATTGATGGGTGTGTCTCGACGGCTGCTGGGATGGCGTTGGCTGATGATCGGGCTACGTTTGCGTTGGTGGGGGATTTGACGTTTGTGCATGACAGCGCTGGCTTGTCGGTGGGGCCGTTGGAGCGGTGTCCGGATCTGACGGTGCTGGTGGTTAATGATGATGGTGGCGCGATTTTTGACACGTTGGAGTATGGGTCTTCGGATGTGCGGGGTGAAGATCCGCAGGGGTTTGTGCGGTTGTTTGCTACGCCTATTGGTACGTCGGTGGAGGCGTTGGCGAGGGCGCATGGTGCTCGGTTTGTGCGTGCGAGTACCCCGGGGGAGTTGGCTGAGGTAGCCGCGCAGGTGCCGTGTGGGTTCACTGTTGTGGAGGTAGTGGTGCCGGCTATGAGGGCACGGGTGGACCGTGAGGCGTTGGTTGGCGCTGCGGATGTGGCGGTGGGGTAG
- a CDS encoding glycoside hydrolase family 3 protein has translation MRAPRRVLAAAAAVLVGMCGACAGSGEVKEAVTTGQPDSSKSQLSGLPTSAEMAQARTDVEKLPTRRLAAQIVVPRRPNDSAEAARLVREMGYGGMVHFAEHTPADKAKVVQNITEANKRISAAVQSDRQWPAFIAVDQEGGPVTRVGDPLTRFGAVMGLGAARDTKLAQRVGASSATELAGLGFTVVLAPDADVTSGEQDPTIGVRSASSDSKLAAEIVAGLAQGYADGGVVAVAKHFPGHGSVPADTHQGRVRQRMPMSVLRDRDFLPFQELVDAGVPGVMTAHIVLDAVDGTTPSTMSRPVLSGLLRQELGFRGLVVTDALEMGAIGVDSSAAAVRSVWAGADVLLMPSNPKAAVEGLVKAVESGALDRSRLVDAAARMVATLRHAPVRATQGPTQPGAGKEVADAAAAAAITQLGGKCGAPLVKGGIVISGGTASDRALLAESAKAAGLAVGSGTAVRLIDSVVYRAAEEKKPHLVAKVTPPTPDAVTVALDVPYALAREQGATLATFGRTPAVMRALVEVLVGHKPAAGRLPVAVGTHAVGAGCGASQ, from the coding sequence ATGCGGGCTCCGCGACGTGTTCTCGCAGCTGCGGCTGCCGTGCTCGTGGGAATGTGCGGAGCGTGCGCGGGTAGCGGCGAAGTGAAAGAAGCGGTGACCACAGGACAACCCGACTCAAGCAAGTCACAACTGTCTGGTCTTCCCACAAGTGCAGAGATGGCCCAAGCACGCACCGATGTCGAAAAGTTGCCGACGCGGCGCCTGGCTGCACAGATCGTGGTGCCCAGGCGCCCAAACGACTCGGCAGAGGCTGCTCGGTTAGTGCGTGAAATGGGGTACGGCGGAATGGTGCATTTCGCTGAACACACTCCGGCCGATAAAGCCAAAGTGGTGCAGAACATCACCGAAGCCAACAAACGCATTAGCGCTGCCGTGCAAAGTGATCGCCAATGGCCTGCATTCATCGCTGTCGATCAGGAAGGTGGCCCAGTTACGCGGGTGGGGGATCCGCTGACGAGGTTTGGGGCGGTGATGGGGCTCGGTGCTGCACGTGACACAAAATTGGCGCAGCGCGTGGGGGCTTCGTCGGCAACAGAGTTGGCTGGCCTGGGATTCACAGTGGTGTTGGCACCAGATGCTGATGTGACTTCAGGTGAGCAGGATCCAACCATTGGGGTGCGTTCTGCTTCTTCTGACTCGAAGCTGGCTGCTGAGATTGTGGCTGGTTTAGCTCAGGGGTATGCCGATGGTGGCGTAGTAGCGGTGGCGAAACATTTCCCTGGTCATGGGAGTGTTCCAGCAGATACGCATCAAGGTCGAGTGCGGCAGCGGATGCCGATGTCCGTGCTGCGCGACCGGGACTTTCTGCCTTTCCAGGAGTTGGTCGATGCTGGCGTGCCGGGGGTGATGACGGCCCATATCGTGCTGGATGCGGTCGATGGCACAACGCCCTCCACGATGAGTCGCCCGGTGTTGTCAGGCTTGCTGCGCCAAGAGCTGGGGTTTCGGGGCCTGGTGGTCACTGACGCGTTGGAGATGGGCGCGATCGGTGTTGATTCCAGTGCTGCCGCGGTGCGTTCGGTATGGGCAGGGGCGGATGTGTTGTTGATGCCCTCGAATCCCAAGGCAGCTGTTGAAGGTTTGGTGAAGGCGGTGGAGTCCGGAGCGTTAGACCGCTCTCGCCTGGTGGACGCGGCGGCTCGGATGGTAGCGACGCTGCGTCATGCGCCAGTGCGTGCCACCCAGGGGCCAACGCAGCCTGGTGCGGGTAAAGAGGTTGCTGATGCTGCGGCGGCTGCTGCGATCACGCAGCTTGGTGGTAAGTGCGGTGCTCCGCTGGTCAAAGGTGGCATTGTGATCTCTGGGGGCACTGCTAGTGATCGTGCGTTGTTGGCTGAGAGCGCGAAGGCTGCAGGGTTGGCTGTGGGGTCTGGGACTGCGGTGCGTTTGATTGATTCGGTGGTTTACCGAGCGGCGGAAGAGAAGAAGCCGCATTTGGTGGCTAAAGTGACACCGCCGACCCCGGATGCGGTGACGGTGGCATTGGATGTGCCGTATGCGCTTGCTCGGGAACAGGGAGCGACTTTGGCTACTTTTGGTCGGACTCCGGCAGTAATGCGGGCGTTGGTTGAGGTGCTGGTGGGGCATAAGCCAGCGGCGGGGCGTTTGCCGGTTGCTGTAGGGACCCATGCGGTGGGTGCTGGTTGTGGAGCTTCGCAATGA
- the tsaD gene encoding tRNA (adenosine(37)-N6)-threonylcarbamoyltransferase complex transferase subunit TsaD: MSSAPLVLGIETSCDETGVGIVRGGELLADEVASSVDQHARYGGVVPEVAARAHLEAMAPTIARACEKSGVRLSDLDAIAVTAGPGLAGAMLIGLAAAKALAVAVNKPLYGVNHLAGHVAVDVVEHGPLPEPMMALLVSGGHSNILHVKDITSDIVQLGQTVDDAAGEAFDKVARLLGLGFPGGPHVDKAAQEGDGTAIAFPRGLTSGRDMQRHRYDFSFSGVKTAVARWVEAKVAAGESVPVADVAASFQEAVTDVLTRKAVLACKEHDVKHLLIGGGAAANSRLRALAEKRCAEAGISLRVPRPRLCTDNGVMIAALGAAMVERGVAPSTLDIPGDSSLPIDVPQVRV; encoded by the coding sequence ATGAGCAGCGCACCCCTAGTTCTGGGAATCGAAACCTCCTGCGACGAGACCGGCGTCGGGATCGTGCGCGGCGGAGAACTACTCGCCGATGAGGTCGCCAGCAGCGTCGATCAGCATGCCCGCTACGGCGGGGTTGTACCTGAAGTCGCCGCCCGCGCCCACCTGGAAGCAATGGCCCCAACCATCGCCAGAGCCTGCGAAAAATCCGGCGTACGTCTGAGCGACCTCGATGCTATCGCCGTGACCGCTGGCCCCGGTCTGGCCGGCGCCATGCTTATCGGATTGGCAGCAGCCAAAGCCCTCGCTGTTGCCGTGAACAAGCCGCTGTACGGCGTTAACCACCTGGCCGGTCACGTGGCCGTAGACGTCGTCGAGCACGGCCCCCTTCCCGAACCGATGATGGCGCTGCTGGTCTCAGGCGGACACAGCAACATCCTGCACGTCAAAGACATCACAAGCGACATCGTCCAGCTCGGACAAACCGTTGATGACGCCGCAGGTGAAGCATTCGACAAAGTTGCGCGTCTACTCGGCCTTGGATTCCCCGGTGGGCCGCACGTCGACAAAGCCGCGCAAGAAGGTGATGGCACAGCAATTGCCTTCCCACGAGGACTCACCAGCGGACGGGACATGCAGCGCCACCGCTACGACTTCTCCTTCTCGGGAGTGAAAACAGCTGTGGCTAGGTGGGTGGAGGCCAAAGTTGCCGCTGGCGAGAGTGTTCCGGTCGCCGACGTCGCAGCCAGCTTCCAGGAAGCCGTGACCGATGTTCTTACCCGCAAAGCTGTCCTGGCCTGCAAAGAACACGACGTCAAACACCTGCTCATCGGTGGCGGAGCGGCAGCAAATAGCCGACTGCGAGCACTGGCGGAAAAACGATGCGCCGAGGCAGGAATCTCGCTGCGCGTGCCCCGCCCACGCTTGTGTACCGATAACGGTGTGATGATCGCCGCGTTGGGTGCAGCGATGGTCGAACGTGGCGTGGCACCCAGCACCCTTGATATCCCAGGTGACTCCTCGCTGCCGATTGACGTTCCACAGGTGCGTGTCTGA
- a CDS encoding GNAT family N-acetyltransferase, which yields MNTTVLRPVHHRDIPQLTTLESQVYGKDAWSESSWWGELAARPQRAYAIATPKDDPDLICGYAGLDLGRDNADIMTITTSPHARGTGIATQLMSWMVHTATATTATHMILEVRSDNDVAIGLYTRWDFTTISTRPNYYKGADALIMRRSLSTSPERAGQKETA from the coding sequence GTGAACACAACCGTTCTACGCCCCGTACACCACCGAGACATTCCCCAACTCACCACGTTAGAAAGCCAGGTGTACGGCAAAGATGCCTGGTCGGAATCATCATGGTGGGGCGAACTCGCCGCCAGACCACAACGCGCCTACGCTATCGCCACCCCTAAAGATGACCCCGACCTCATCTGTGGATACGCAGGGCTGGACCTTGGCCGTGACAATGCCGACATCATGACCATCACCACCTCCCCCCACGCCCGAGGCACCGGAATCGCCACTCAACTCATGTCCTGGATGGTGCACACCGCCACCGCTACCACAGCCACACACATGATCCTCGAAGTCCGGTCAGACAACGACGTCGCTATCGGCCTCTACACGCGATGGGATTTCACGACCATCTCCACCCGACCGAACTATTACAAGGGAGCAGACGCCCTCATCATGCGCCGCTCCCTATCCACCTCGCCCGAAAGGGCAGGTCAGAAGGAGACCGCATGA
- the tsaB gene encoding tRNA (adenosine(37)-N6)-threonylcarbamoyltransferase complex dimerization subunit type 1 TsaB: MLALAIDTSTSAITAALRDGEHTYLRTRTDSRGHAEWLSPQISELFTEAGRTPSDLTHVIAGEGPGPFTGLRVGLVTAETIALATNAQYVGLCSLDALAAAAIRHGALEANSDLLVASDARRKEVYWATYHWAGTTNENPTLATSLTRTSEPAVTKPADLPQHLRALPTVGRGPQLFPDFFPHGIGPLDVDARDLLDLAYAHHDAGTLPTHNRAQPLYLRRPDAKANATAPLVPATASEPRE; encoded by the coding sequence GTGCTTGCTCTGGCTATCGACACCTCCACATCCGCGATCACCGCCGCCCTCCGCGACGGAGAGCACACATACCTACGCACCAGAACCGACAGTCGCGGTCACGCCGAATGGCTATCGCCCCAAATATCAGAACTATTCACCGAAGCAGGACGCACCCCCAGCGACCTGACCCACGTCATCGCCGGTGAAGGACCAGGCCCCTTCACCGGACTTCGCGTCGGCCTAGTCACCGCCGAAACCATCGCCTTGGCCACCAACGCCCAATACGTCGGCCTATGCAGCCTCGACGCACTCGCCGCCGCAGCCATCCGCCACGGCGCACTAGAGGCCAACAGCGACTTGCTCGTCGCCTCCGACGCCCGCCGTAAAGAGGTCTACTGGGCGACCTACCACTGGGCCGGCACCACCAACGAAAACCCAACACTGGCCACCAGCCTCACCCGCACTAGCGAACCCGCCGTCACCAAACCCGCCGACCTACCCCAACACCTCCGCGCCCTGCCCACTGTTGGGCGCGGACCACAACTGTTCCCCGACTTCTTCCCCCACGGCATCGGCCCACTCGACGTCGACGCACGCGACCTACTCGACCTCGCCTACGCCCACCACGATGCCGGGACCCTCCCCACCCACAATCGCGCACAACCCCTCTACCTGCGCCGCCCCGACGCCAAAGCCAACGCCACCGCACCTCTGGTCCCCGCCACTGCCAGCGAGCCCCGCGAGTGA
- the tsaE gene encoding tRNA (adenosine(37)-N6)-threonylcarbamoyltransferase complex ATPase subunit type 1 TsaE encodes MELTHTLPTAEDTRNFARELATHLRPGDLILLVGELGAGKTTFTQGLGEGLGVRGPIASPTYAISLVHPSLTNGPDLIHVDAYRLGDHAELDDLDLDADMDTSVTVIEWGAGIAEGLSSDYLIIELNRAVGATEPHAEHTDLDPRTICIHPVGTRWTTTQIFERSTD; translated from the coding sequence ATGGAGCTCACCCACACCCTGCCCACCGCCGAAGACACCCGAAACTTCGCCCGCGAACTAGCCACCCACCTACGCCCCGGCGACCTCATCCTGCTCGTTGGAGAACTCGGCGCAGGAAAAACAACCTTCACCCAAGGACTCGGCGAAGGACTAGGCGTACGCGGACCCATCGCCTCACCGACCTACGCCATCTCCCTAGTCCACCCCAGCCTCACCAACGGCCCCGACCTCATCCACGTCGACGCCTACCGCCTGGGCGACCACGCCGAACTCGACGACCTCGACCTCGACGCCGACATGGACACCTCCGTCACCGTCATCGAATGGGGAGCAGGCATCGCCGAAGGGCTTTCCTCGGACTACCTCATCATCGAACTCAACCGAGCCGTCGGCGCCACCGAACCCCACGCCGAACACACCGATCTGGACCCCCGCACCATCTGCATCCACCCCGTCGGCACCCGATGGACAACAACCCAAATCTTCGAGCGATCCACCGACTGA
- a CDS encoding NAD(P)H-hydrate dehydratase: MVMQAWSVERVRAAEEAAKKFLPDDELMNRAAHGLANVLATRTDEIAQHISPGEDVRMIVLAGPGGNGGDALFAAAFLRHFHTTRLEETDPTQTHVADIVPVLLTGQAHPSALQAIHDAGLTPLDASTDEGLTAAVHMIATADIIVDGLFGIGGRLDLSHHDENTPPPAAWTLVNAIPDDAYLIAVDVASGTDPAGETETDNCVWADETVTFSLVKGTHLLAGENATGLLTIIDIGIDEYGLLGLGTDGELANENEDHIDALLTDGPATPMAERLTFDDVSHMWPTPGPRDDKYSRGVVGIIAGGENYTGAAILTVTAAVNTGAGMVRYIGPQTPTNLIRAHIPEAVHGPGKVQAWVIGPGLDPHPADDDETGHTHLTHARQALDSNEPAVIDAGGLDLLTGPRPHAGARTLITPHAGELARLLTRLDPSAPTSREDVENAPVSHARRAAELLHATVLLKGNRTLVVPPTDNLPIRTQTNAPAWLATAGAGDVLAGIAGTLLAAGLDPLDAGSLAALVHGVAAHDTNPGGPIRALHVAETLPTTIAALLRRPN; this comes from the coding sequence ATGGTGATGCAGGCATGGTCCGTCGAACGAGTCCGCGCAGCTGAAGAAGCCGCGAAAAAATTCCTCCCCGATGACGAACTCATGAACCGAGCCGCCCACGGCCTGGCTAACGTCCTGGCAACCCGCACCGACGAAATAGCCCAACACATCAGCCCCGGCGAAGACGTACGCATGATCGTCCTGGCCGGACCAGGTGGAAACGGCGGCGACGCCCTCTTCGCCGCAGCCTTCCTACGCCACTTCCACACCACTCGCCTGGAAGAAACCGACCCAACCCAAACCCACGTCGCCGACATCGTGCCCGTCCTGCTCACCGGTCAGGCACACCCCTCAGCGCTCCAAGCCATCCACGACGCCGGACTAACCCCCCTCGACGCCAGCACCGACGAAGGCCTGACCGCAGCCGTCCACATGATCGCCACCGCCGACATCATCGTCGATGGGCTCTTCGGCATCGGAGGACGCCTCGACCTATCCCACCACGACGAAAACACCCCACCACCTGCCGCCTGGACCCTCGTCAACGCCATCCCCGACGACGCCTACCTCATCGCCGTCGACGTCGCCAGCGGCACTGACCCAGCCGGCGAAACCGAAACCGACAACTGCGTGTGGGCCGACGAAACCGTCACCTTCTCCCTCGTCAAAGGAACCCACCTGCTCGCCGGCGAAAACGCCACCGGACTGCTCACCATCATCGACATCGGCATCGACGAATACGGACTACTCGGACTGGGAACCGACGGCGAACTCGCCAACGAAAACGAAGACCACATCGACGCCCTCCTCACCGACGGCCCGGCCACCCCCATGGCCGAACGCCTCACCTTCGATGACGTAAGCCACATGTGGCCCACCCCCGGACCCCGCGACGACAAATACTCCCGCGGCGTCGTTGGCATCATCGCCGGAGGCGAAAACTATACCGGAGCAGCAATCCTCACCGTCACAGCCGCAGTCAACACCGGCGCCGGAATGGTCCGCTACATCGGCCCCCAAACCCCCACCAACCTCATCCGCGCACACATCCCCGAAGCAGTACACGGCCCCGGAAAAGTCCAAGCATGGGTGATCGGCCCCGGCCTAGACCCCCACCCCGCCGACGACGACGAAACCGGCCACACCCACCTCACTCACGCCCGTCAAGCCCTCGACTCCAACGAACCCGCCGTCATCGACGCTGGCGGGCTCGACCTACTCACCGGCCCCCGACCCCACGCCGGAGCACGCACCCTCATCACCCCCCACGCCGGCGAACTCGCACGCCTCCTCACCCGCCTCGACCCCAGCGCCCCCACCAGCAGAGAAGACGTCGAAAACGCCCCTGTGAGCCACGCCCGCCGCGCCGCAGAACTCCTCCACGCCACCGTCCTACTCAAAGGCAACCGAACCCTAGTCGTACCCCCCACCGACAACCTGCCTATCCGCACCCAAACCAACGCACCCGCCTGGCTCGCCACCGCCGGCGCCGGCGACGTCCTCGCCGGAATCGCAGGGACACTCCTCGCCGCAGGCCTAGACCCCCTCGACGCAGGATCCCTCGCCGCCCTCGTCCACGGAGTCGCCGCCCACGACACCAACCCAGGCGGCCCCATCCGCGCACTCCACGTCGCTGAAACCCTCCCCACCACCATCGCCGCCCTCCTACGCCGCCCCAACTAA
- a CDS encoding DUF4352 domain-containing protein has translation MTLISWMGGRAMGTSVVRRTGEVENGFGTSVLVLGINTFIASFIPLFGLLSFPLALIGILCAIVGIVRVFKGKASNFGSAAVGLVLSTLAAAICVIWVAMVIAVDAAMSSAGNVDVPAPVAFTNSGLRSVGIRASSRTVEDLGKSIQLEEFSGAGSAVITVDKFEPQAKSKDSYMQPDSGNKLVAVHVSIKNTGKKTYNNISWIGAKIYSNRGQPYSSEVMTDITSGPSLPSTVDLKPGGDIDGWIAFQIPSSNDADSFVFDEAEWSLVKKA, from the coding sequence ATGACATTGATTTCATGGATGGGCGGTAGGGCAATGGGAACTAGTGTGGTGCGCAGAACTGGAGAAGTCGAAAATGGCTTCGGCACTTCTGTTCTTGTTTTGGGGATAAATACTTTTATCGCTAGCTTTATTCCGCTTTTCGGGCTTTTGTCTTTCCCTCTTGCTCTTATAGGTATTCTGTGTGCGATCGTTGGGATAGTCCGAGTCTTTAAAGGTAAGGCTTCAAACTTCGGGAGCGCTGCAGTTGGTCTTGTCTTATCTACTCTTGCTGCGGCTATATGTGTCATATGGGTTGCAATGGTTATTGCGGTTGATGCGGCGATGAGTTCTGCTGGGAATGTCGACGTGCCTGCCCCTGTGGCCTTCACTAACTCAGGGTTGCGGAGTGTCGGAATTAGGGCCTCATCTAGAACCGTGGAAGATCTGGGGAAGTCAATACAGCTAGAAGAATTTTCTGGAGCCGGGTCAGCTGTAATTACAGTGGATAAATTCGAGCCTCAAGCAAAATCGAAGGATTCGTACATGCAGCCGGATTCAGGAAATAAGTTGGTTGCCGTTCATGTAAGTATTAAAAATACTGGTAAAAAAACTTATAACAATATAAGCTGGATAGGAGCTAAAATTTATAGCAATCGAGGTCAACCCTACAGTTCTGAGGTGATGACAGATATCACGTCTGGGCCATCTCTTCCTTCAACTGTTGATCTTAAGCCTGGAGGTGATATCGATGGGTGGATAGCATTTCAGATTCCATCTAGTAATGATGCAGATTCCTTTGTTTTTGATGAAGCTGAATGGTCTCTCGTGAAGAAAGCTTGA